One Mytilus trossulus isolate FHL-02 chromosome 5, PNRI_Mtr1.1.1.hap1, whole genome shotgun sequence DNA segment encodes these proteins:
- the LOC134718192 gene encoding uncharacterized protein F54H12.2-like has protein sequence MAALTMDGFQESQPSGLNLFTLPPTQTAVENVYFDEIRSTSQLGGTAPIEFTIAAQNSLEYIDLRKTQLYVRARIRHSDGSDLKPSEYVGPVNNFLHSMFSQVDITLQNKLVTSSTAHYPYKAMIQTMLSFGSEAKESQLTS, from the coding sequence ATGGCTGCATTGACTATGGATGGATTTCAAGAAAGTCAACCTTCTGGTCTAAACTTGTTCACTCTACCTCCTACACAAACAGCAgtagaaaatgtatattttgatgaaataagATCAACTTCACAATTAGGTGGTACAGCTCCAATCGAATTCACTATTGCAGCACAGAATTCCCTAGAATATATAGATCTCAGAAAAACTCAACTCTATGTGCGTGCTAGAATTAGGCATTCTGATGGTTCAGATTTAAAACCATCCGAATATGTTGGACCtgtaaataattttttacattCTATGTTTTCTCAAGTGGATATTACTTTGCAAAATAAACTGGTTACTTCATCAACTGCACATTACCCATATAAAGCCATGATTCAAACAATGCTATCTTTCGGCTCTGAAGCTAAGGAATCCCAGTTAACCAGTTAA
- the LOC134718191 gene encoding uncharacterized protein LOC134718191: MYRYFTKQRSHRYINVLQDFVKTYNSTPHRSLNNIAPKDVNKENEADLWAFMYLKPKKPKKPKKFHFRLNDSIRLSKIHMVFNRSYDEHFTREIFKIRKRFRMQAIPVYKISEFDNSPVQGLFYEQEMIKVDKDENSMWFIEKKVKKRKRNGHIQWLVKFEGWPAKYNQWIEEGDITEPQDS, from the coding sequence atgtaTCGTTATTTTACTAAACAAAGATCACATCGATATATCAATGTGCTACAAGATTTTGTCAAGACCTATAATTCGACACCCCACAGAAGTCTTAATAACATTGCTCCTAAggatgtaaacaaagaaaacgAAGCAGACCTTTGGGCTTTCATGTATCTAAAACCTAAAAAACCTAAAAAACctaaaaaatttcattttagattGAATGATTCAATCAGACTCTCTAAAATTCATATGGTTTTTAATCGATCgtacgatgaacatttcactagagaaattttcaaaatcagaaaACGCTTTCGCATGCAAGCTATACCTGTTTATAAAATTTCCGAATTTGATAATTCCCCAGTCCAAGGATTATTTTATGAGCAAGAAATGATAAAAGTAGACAAAGATGAAAATTCTATGTGGTTTATAGAAAAGAAAGTTAAAAAGCGTAAACGGAATGGACATATTCAGTGGTTAGTGAAATTTGAAGGATGGCCAGCCAAATATAATCAATGGATTGAAGAGGGAGATATCACTGAGCCACAAGACTCTTAA